One window from the genome of Pararhizobium gei encodes:
- a CDS encoding type II toxin-antitoxin system RelE/ParE family toxin, translating to MRIVWTRRYLQELASIGDYISQHNPRAAARVLNDIHFKTQRLLSNNPFIGRNGEIKGTREFVIPGTSFIVAYRVGEAQIDILFVQHGACEWPEEL from the coding sequence GTGCGAATTGTCTGGACGAGACGTTACCTGCAAGAATTGGCGAGCATCGGTGACTACATCAGCCAGCACAATCCGCGAGCAGCTGCGCGCGTTCTGAACGATATCCATTTCAAAACGCAAAGATTGCTTTCAAATAATCCCTTCATCGGGCGTAACGGTGAGATAAAGGGAACTCGGGAATTCGTTATACCGGGGACGTCATTTATCGTGGCTTACCGTGTTGGAGAAGCACAGATAGACATCCTGTTCGTGCAGCATGGCGCGTGTGAATGGCCAGAAGAGCTGTAA
- a CDS encoding NUDIX hydrolase: protein MPQSPPHLASSAILERGGHYLLVKRANPPSADMYAFPGGRAEAGETPEETAVREFFEETAIAPRNARLFQTYDLPAQQADGPGARHFFLSVFKVEADVDPIAVAGDDAAEIGWFSADEIYRLPIPDSVRDCVEKLEALRRSGAPETALPDQPIREPKSE from the coding sequence ATGCCCCAATCCCCTCCCCACCTTGCCTCCTCCGCCATTCTGGAGCGTGGCGGACACTATCTGCTTGTAAAGCGTGCGAACCCGCCATCCGCGGATATGTACGCCTTTCCCGGCGGCCGGGCGGAAGCCGGGGAAACGCCTGAGGAAACCGCAGTGCGCGAGTTTTTCGAGGAGACTGCCATTGCGCCGCGCAACGCGCGTCTGTTCCAGACCTATGATCTTCCTGCGCAGCAGGCAGATGGACCGGGCGCGAGGCACTTCTTCCTTTCCGTCTTCAAAGTCGAGGCCGACGTGGATCCGATAGCCGTGGCGGGCGACGATGCGGCCGAAATCGGCTGGTTCTCGGCCGACGAAATCTACCGCCTGCCGATCCCCGACAGCGTTCGGGACTGTGTCGAAAAACTCGAGGCGCTCAGACGGTCAGGCGCTCCGGAAACTGCCTTGCCAGATCAGCCGATTCGGGAACCGAAATCAGAATGA
- the pip gene encoding prolyl aminopeptidase translates to MTEIFRTLYPEIEAYASGHLDVGDGHVLYWEKAGTPGAKPAVFLHGGPGGTISPQHRRLFDPKLYDVTLFDQRGCGKSMPHAELEANTTWHLVADIERLRKMAGADKWLVFGGSWGSTLALAYAQTHPERVSELVVRGIYTLTKAELDWYYQFGVSEMFPDKWERFIAPIPESERHEMMLAYHRRLTSDDQATRLAAAKTWSIWEGETITLLPEPSTSNVFGEDEFAYAFARIENHFFVNAGWLDEGQLLRDAAKLHGIPGVIVHGRYDMPCPAKYAWSLHKAWPDADFHLIEGAGHAYSEPGILDALIRATDRFAGKA, encoded by the coding sequence ATGACCGAAATTTTCCGCACCCTTTATCCCGAAATCGAAGCCTATGCTTCCGGCCATCTGGATGTCGGCGACGGGCACGTCCTCTATTGGGAGAAGGCCGGCACGCCGGGTGCCAAGCCGGCGGTCTTCCTGCACGGCGGTCCGGGCGGCACGATCTCGCCGCAGCATCGCCGCCTGTTTGATCCGAAGCTCTACGATGTCACGCTGTTCGACCAGCGCGGCTGCGGCAAGTCGATGCCGCATGCGGAACTGGAAGCCAACACGACCTGGCATCTGGTTGCCGATATCGAGCGGCTGCGCAAAATGGCCGGTGCCGACAAATGGCTGGTCTTCGGTGGATCCTGGGGCTCGACGCTGGCGCTTGCCTATGCGCAGACGCATCCCGAGCGCGTATCCGAACTGGTGGTGCGCGGCATTTATACGCTGACCAAGGCTGAACTCGACTGGTACTACCAGTTCGGCGTCTCGGAAATGTTTCCCGACAAATGGGAGCGTTTCATCGCACCGATCCCGGAAAGCGAACGCCACGAAATGATGCTTGCCTATCATCGCCGGCTGACCAGCGATGATCAGGCGACCCGCCTTGCGGCCGCCAAGACCTGGAGCATCTGGGAAGGCGAGACAATCACGCTTCTGCCGGAACCCTCGACCAGCAACGTCTTCGGCGAGGATGAATTTGCCTATGCCTTCGCCCGGATCGAAAACCATTTCTTCGTCAATGCCGGCTGGCTGGACGAGGGGCAGCTTTTGCGCGACGCCGCCAAGCTGCATGGCATTCCCGGCGTCATCGTCCACGGCCGTTACGACATGCCGTGCCCGGCAAAATATGCATGGTCGCTGCACAAGGCCTGGCCGGACGCGGATTTTCATCTGATCGAGGGGGCGGGGCACGCCTATTCCGAGCCCGGTATTCTGGACGCGCTGATCCGGGCGACGGACAGGTTTGCGGGGAAGGCGTGA
- the rarD gene encoding EamA family transporter RarD, translated as MADQKQTPAAQTGDSPRGFAFALTAYLLWGVLPFFMKAVAHIPAFEVVAHRIVWSVPLAGAVLLLLGRMDDVKVALRTPRMLKMAMVTAVLITINWGIYVWAIGAGRALETALGYYINPLFSIFLGAVLLKEKLNPAQIVAIGLAAVAVVVLAFDAGGLPWVSLSLALSWGLYAFFRKTLPVGPNQGFFLEVLLLSVPALGYIAYVEATGQGHFFDTGWADVAWLMACGVVTAVPLMIYANGAKLLRLSTIGIMQYIAPTMIFVIAVFVFDEPFGTSKLIAFILIWAALAVYSTSMIMESRARRGVLPSPAE; from the coding sequence ATGGCTGATCAGAAACAAACCCCGGCGGCGCAAACCGGCGATTCGCCGCGCGGCTTCGCCTTCGCCCTGACGGCCTATCTTCTGTGGGGTGTTCTGCCGTTCTTCATGAAGGCGGTCGCCCATATTCCGGCTTTTGAGGTCGTCGCGCACCGAATCGTGTGGTCTGTGCCGCTTGCAGGCGCAGTGCTTCTCCTGCTCGGCCGCATGGACGATGTGAAGGTGGCCTTGCGGACGCCGCGCATGCTGAAAATGGCGATGGTGACGGCTGTGCTGATCACCATCAACTGGGGCATCTATGTCTGGGCGATCGGTGCCGGCCGGGCGCTGGAGACCGCGCTGGGTTATTACATCAACCCGCTGTTCTCGATCTTCCTCGGCGCTGTTCTCCTGAAGGAAAAGCTCAATCCCGCGCAGATCGTGGCGATCGGGCTGGCGGCGGTCGCCGTCGTGGTTCTGGCTTTTGACGCCGGTGGCCTGCCCTGGGTTTCCTTGAGCCTCGCCTTGTCGTGGGGGCTCTATGCCTTTTTCCGCAAGACGCTGCCGGTCGGCCCGAATCAAGGTTTCTTCCTCGAAGTTCTGCTGCTGAGCGTGCCGGCTCTCGGCTACATCGCCTATGTCGAGGCGACCGGGCAGGGCCATTTCTTCGATACAGGCTGGGCCGATGTCGCTTGGCTGATGGCTTGTGGCGTCGTCACGGCCGTACCGCTGATGATCTATGCAAACGGGGCAAAACTGCTCAGGCTGTCGACCATCGGCATCATGCAGTATATCGCCCCGACCATGATCTTCGTGATCGCCGTCTTCGTGTTCGACGAACCCTTCGGCACATCGAAGCTTATCGCCTTCATCCTGATCTGGGCGGCGCTGGCCGTCTACTCGACCTCGATGATCATGGAAAGCCGGGCGCGACGGGGCGTGCTGCCGAGCCCGGCGGAATAG
- the cimA gene encoding citramalate synthase, which yields MKDRIYLFDTTLRDGQQTPGIDFSVEDKIAIAKLLDGFGIDYVEGGYPGANPTDTEFFGKKRTQNARFVAFGMTKRAGISASNDPGLTGLLQAQSDAVCLVAKSWDYHVRVALGCSNEENLESIRESVQAVVATGKEALIDCEHFFDGFKANPDYALACAKTAFDSGARWVVLCDTNGGTQPPEIRDIVAAVIAHGVPGANLGIHAHNDTGQAVANSLAAVEAGVRQIQGTLNGIGERCGNANLVTLIPTLALKPAYNTRFETAIDTERLLELTQLSHSFDELLNRSPDHQMPYVGASAFATKAGIHASALLKDPRTYEHVPPESVGNLRKVMVSDQGGKANFINALKRRGISVSKDDPKLDRLISIVKEREATGYAYEGADASFAILAQRILGSVPDFFHVDSFRVMVERRFDANGVLKTVSEAVVRVSIDGTTTMSVAEGHGPVNALDLALRKDLGKYQSEIDDLELVDYKVRILNGGTEAITRVLIESVDATGARWWTVGVSDNIIDASFQALMDSVVFKLLKNRDQAGQAAAE from the coding sequence ATGAAAGACCGCATCTACCTCTTCGACACCACCCTGCGCGACGGCCAGCAGACACCCGGCATCGATTTCTCGGTCGAGGACAAGATCGCCATCGCCAAGCTGCTGGACGGGTTTGGCATCGATTATGTCGAGGGCGGATATCCCGGTGCCAATCCGACCGACACCGAATTCTTCGGCAAGAAGCGTACGCAAAATGCCCGCTTCGTGGCTTTCGGCATGACCAAGCGCGCCGGCATCTCCGCTTCCAATGATCCGGGCCTGACGGGCCTGTTGCAGGCGCAAAGCGACGCGGTCTGTCTTGTCGCCAAAAGCTGGGACTATCACGTCCGCGTCGCGCTCGGCTGCTCCAACGAGGAGAATCTCGAATCCATCCGGGAGTCGGTTCAGGCTGTCGTCGCAACCGGAAAGGAGGCCTTGATCGACTGCGAGCATTTCTTCGATGGCTTCAAAGCCAACCCGGACTACGCTCTGGCCTGCGCAAAAACCGCCTTCGATTCCGGTGCTCGCTGGGTCGTGCTCTGCGACACCAATGGCGGCACCCAGCCACCGGAAATCCGTGATATCGTCGCCGCAGTCATCGCCCATGGAGTTCCCGGTGCTAATCTCGGCATCCATGCCCACAACGATACGGGGCAGGCCGTGGCCAACTCGCTGGCGGCCGTCGAGGCTGGCGTTCGCCAGATTCAAGGCACGCTGAACGGTATCGGCGAACGGTGCGGTAACGCCAATCTCGTGACGCTGATCCCGACACTGGCGCTGAAGCCGGCCTATAACACGCGGTTCGAAACCGCCATCGACACGGAGCGGCTGCTGGAACTGACGCAACTTTCCCATTCCTTCGATGAACTGCTCAACCGCTCGCCCGACCACCAGATGCCCTATGTCGGCGCTTCCGCCTTCGCCACCAAGGCCGGCATCCATGCCTCTGCGCTATTGAAGGACCCGCGCACTTACGAACATGTGCCGCCGGAAAGCGTCGGCAATCTGCGCAAGGTCATGGTCTCTGACCAGGGCGGCAAAGCCAATTTCATCAACGCGCTAAAACGGCGCGGCATCAGCGTTTCGAAGGACGATCCCAAGCTCGACAGGCTGATTTCGATCGTCAAGGAGCGTGAAGCCACCGGTTATGCCTATGAAGGCGCCGATGCCAGCTTTGCCATCCTCGCGCAGCGCATCTTAGGCTCCGTGCCGGATTTCTTCCACGTCGACAGCTTCCGCGTCATGGTCGAACGCCGCTTCGATGCCAACGGCGTTCTGAAGACGGTGTCGGAAGCCGTGGTCAGGGTCTCCATTGACGGCACGACGACAATGTCGGTCGCCGAAGGCCACGGGCCTGTCAACGCGCTCGACCTTGCTCTGCGCAAGGATCTCGGCAAGTATCAGTCGGAAATCGATGATCTCGAACTGGTGGACTACAAGGTCCGCATCCTCAACGGTGGCACCGAGGCCATAACCCGCGTGCTGATCGAATCGGTCGATGCGACCGGCGCCCGCTGGTGGACGGTCGGCGTTTCCGACAACATCATCGACGCATCCTTCCAGGCCCTGATGGATTCCGTCGTTTTCAAACTGTTGAAGAACCGGGATCAGGCGGGGCAGGCGGCTGCGGAGTAG
- a CDS encoding TIGR02301 family protein yields the protein MTGPCLRTFLILAALAGLSGGAQAQETPAVSAPEAEVKKPAPYDARLLRLSEILGSVHYLRTLCKDGAAESWRQSMQDLLDREAAGEAERRARLTAAFNRGYRAFASVYTACTPSATVAEQRYRAEGATLVSEITARFGN from the coding sequence ATGACCGGTCCTTGTCTTCGAACATTTCTTATTCTCGCAGCGCTTGCCGGCCTCTCCGGCGGCGCCCAGGCGCAAGAGACACCGGCCGTGTCTGCCCCGGAGGCGGAGGTGAAAAAGCCTGCGCCCTATGATGCGCGGCTTCTGCGGCTGTCGGAAATACTGGGCTCCGTCCATTATTTGCGCACCTTGTGCAAAGACGGTGCGGCCGAGAGCTGGCGTCAGTCGATGCAGGATCTTCTTGACAGGGAGGCTGCCGGAGAGGCTGAACGGCGCGCACGGCTGACGGCGGCCTTCAACCGCGGATATCGGGCATTCGCCAGCGTCTATACGGCCTGCACGCCATCGGCCACGGTCGCCGAGCAGCGGTACCGTGCCGAAGGAGCAACACTTGTTTCAGAAATAACCGCCCGTTTCGGAAATTAG
- a CDS encoding GFA family protein, whose protein sequence is MTETTRTGGCQCGAVRFKIHGALGRPSICHCRMCQKAFGGFFGPLVTVKGETEWTRGEPSYFQSSINIARGFCSACGTPLTYKHPGGLEIAIGAFDDRSDLMPQIQVNFEARNAWVTEIFDQPVHKDPDFYMQQEAIISFQHPDHDTQVWPQFPDA, encoded by the coding sequence ATGACGGAGACAACGCGAACGGGCGGGTGCCAGTGCGGCGCCGTGCGCTTCAAAATTCACGGCGCTCTCGGCCGTCCCTCGATCTGCCATTGCCGTATGTGCCAGAAGGCGTTCGGCGGCTTCTTCGGTCCGCTGGTCACCGTCAAGGGCGAGACGGAGTGGACGCGCGGCGAGCCCAGCTATTTCCAGTCCTCGATCAATATCGCCCGCGGCTTCTGCTCTGCCTGCGGCACGCCGCTGACCTACAAGCATCCGGGCGGCCTCGAAATCGCCATTGGTGCTTTCGACGACCGCTCCGATCTCATGCCGCAGATTCAGGTGAATTTCGAAGCCCGCAATGCCTGGGTGACTGAGATTTTCGACCAACCGGTGCACAAGGATCCGGACTTCTACATGCAGCAGGAGGCAATTATCTCCTTCCAGCATCCCGACCACGATACCCAGGTCTGGCCGCAGTTTCCCGACGCGTGA
- a CDS encoding TIGR00730 family Rossman fold protein yields MSEKNIPIRSICVYCGSQPGRDKSYLDAGHILGKSIAEHHLRLVYGGGTKGIMGAVASGVLSNGGRVTGIIPEFLMDMEATRHSLGQLSELIVTPDMHDRKHKMFERADAFVTLPGGIGTLEEIVEIMTWAQLGRHRKPIVLVNINGFWDPLMKLIHHMADAGFIHTAHLVQPLVIDAAEEVVPALLAHWAGSVDRNGNEGIIAKL; encoded by the coding sequence ATGAGCGAGAAAAATATCCCGATTCGATCCATCTGCGTCTATTGCGGCTCCCAGCCCGGCCGTGACAAATCCTATCTCGATGCCGGCCACATTCTCGGCAAATCCATCGCCGAGCATCATCTCCGTCTGGTTTATGGCGGCGGCACCAAGGGCATTATGGGTGCCGTTGCCAGCGGCGTTCTCTCGAACGGTGGCCGCGTGACCGGCATCATACCAGAATTTCTGATGGATATGGAGGCAACGCGCCATTCGCTGGGCCAACTCAGCGAATTGATCGTGACACCCGACATGCACGACCGCAAGCACAAGATGTTCGAGCGGGCCGACGCCTTCGTGACACTGCCCGGCGGCATCGGCACTCTGGAAGAGATTGTCGAGATCATGACCTGGGCGCAACTCGGCCGCCACCGCAAGCCGATCGTTCTGGTGAACATCAACGGCTTCTGGGACCCGCTGATGAAACTCATTCACCACATGGCCGATGCCGGCTTCATCCACACCGCCCATCTCGTCCAGCCGCTGGTCATCGACGCTGCCGAGGAAGTGGTGCCGGCGCTCCTGGCGCATTGGGCAGGCAGCGTCGATCGCAACGGAAACGAGGGGATTATCGCAAAGCTGTGA
- the cysS gene encoding cysteine--tRNA ligase, whose amino-acid sequence MGLPTLKLYNTLTREKADFAPIDPKNVRMYVCGPTVYDFAHIGNARPVIVFDVLYRLLRHVYGESHVTYARNITDVDDKINARALRDFPDLPLNDAIRAVTEKTETQFLEDAKALGCLDPDVQPRATDNIPQMIGIIETLIAKGHAYAAEGEVLFDTKSMADYGQLSKRNLDEQQAGARIAVDVHKKSPGDFVLWKLSSDNEPGWESPWGRGRPGWHIECSAMSERYLGETFDIHGGGLDLIFPHHENEIAQSRCAHGTQVMANVWMHNGFVQVEGRKMSKSDGNFVTIHELLHTETFGGRKWPGPVLRLAMLMTHYREPIDFSVKRLEEASNRLNKWRNFAGLFAEGELLHPSQEFLLLLADDLSISSAFEIIDRICELEQIVENRIAVASCLYLVGLQASKEKIEMAISAMAESGSYRFKYYSKKIGSPDELDKFNAVWREIEVNETILRRKGYLEAKNFAEADKIRDDLLAKGIQLKDGKDATTGERVTTWEVKR is encoded by the coding sequence ATGGGCTTGCCGACATTGAAATTGTACAACACGCTGACGCGGGAGAAGGCGGATTTTGCGCCGATCGACCCTAAAAACGTCCGCATGTATGTCTGCGGCCCGACGGTCTATGATTTCGCCCATATCGGCAATGCCCGCCCGGTCATCGTCTTCGACGTGCTCTACCGGTTGCTGCGCCATGTCTATGGCGAAAGCCATGTGACCTATGCCCGCAATATCACCGATGTCGACGACAAGATCAACGCGCGGGCCCTGCGCGATTTCCCCGATCTGCCGCTGAACGACGCCATTAGGGCGGTGACGGAAAAGACCGAGACGCAGTTTCTCGAGGATGCCAAAGCGCTCGGTTGCCTTGACCCCGACGTGCAGCCGCGCGCGACCGACAATATTCCGCAGATGATCGGCATCATCGAGACGCTGATCGCCAAAGGCCATGCCTATGCGGCCGAAGGCGAGGTGCTGTTCGATACAAAGTCGATGGCCGACTACGGGCAATTGTCGAAGCGCAATCTCGATGAACAGCAGGCCGGTGCCCGCATTGCCGTCGATGTGCACAAGAAGAGCCCCGGAGACTTCGTCCTCTGGAAACTCTCCTCCGACAACGAGCCCGGCTGGGAAAGCCCCTGGGGCAGGGGCCGTCCCGGCTGGCATATCGAATGCTCGGCGATGAGCGAGCGCTATCTCGGAGAAACCTTCGACATCCATGGCGGCGGGCTCGATCTGATCTTCCCGCACCATGAAAACGAGATCGCCCAGTCCCGATGCGCTCACGGCACGCAAGTGATGGCCAATGTCTGGATGCACAACGGTTTCGTGCAGGTCGAAGGCCGCAAGATGTCAAAGTCCGACGGCAATTTTGTTACCATCCATGAGTTGCTGCACACGGAGACCTTCGGCGGCCGCAAATGGCCGGGCCCGGTTCTGCGTCTTGCGATGCTGATGACGCACTACCGCGAGCCGATCGATTTTTCGGTGAAGCGGCTGGAAGAGGCATCCAATCGACTAAATAAATGGCGTAATTTTGCAGGGCTATTTGCTGAAGGGGAGCTTCTTCACCCAAGTCAAGAGTTTCTTTTGCTACTTGCCGACGACCTTTCAATTTCATCCGCTTTCGAAATAATCGATCGCATATGCGAATTAGAACAGATTGTTGAGAATAGAATTGCAGTTGCTAGTTGCCTGTATTTGGTAGGATTGCAAGCTTCAAAAGAGAAAATTGAAATGGCCATAAGCGCGATGGCAGAATCTGGAAGTTATAGATTTAAGTATTACTCAAAAAAAATCGGTTCTCCTGATGAATTGGATAAATTCAACGCTGTCTGGCGAGAAATTGAAGTGAACGAGACTATTTTAAGGCGAAAAGGATATTTAGAAGCCAAAAACTTCGCGGAAGCCGACAAGATCCGCGACGACCTGCTCGCCAAGGGCATCCAGCTCAAGGATGGCAAGGACGCAACGACCGGCGAGCGGGTGACCACGTGGGAGGTCAAACGCTGA
- a CDS encoding antitoxin produces MTVIQVDQEREVKLFRNGRNQAVRIPVEFELPGNEAIMRKEGERLIIEPKRKSGLLEWLRAQEPWTEEFPDIDKGVLPLEDVDL; encoded by the coding sequence ATGACTGTGATCCAGGTTGATCAGGAGCGCGAGGTAAAACTCTTTCGCAACGGCCGCAATCAGGCCGTTCGCATCCCCGTGGAGTTCGAGCTTCCGGGAAACGAGGCGATCATGCGCAAGGAGGGCGAGCGGCTGATCATCGAACCGAAAAGGAAAAGCGGTTTGCTGGAATGGCTTCGCGCGCAGGAACCCTGGACCGAGGAGTTTCCGGACATTGATAAGGGAGTGCTGCCACTTGAGGATGTCGATCTTTGA
- a CDS encoding type II toxin-antitoxin system VapC family toxin, translating to MLDTNIVSHMLRAPEGAAVRRVETVGSDKLCISALVASELRYGAVKKQSERLASLIENILERLDIVAYETAATVHYADIRDQLTGSGNLIGPMDLLIAAHARALDLTLVTDNTAEFSRVDGLKLENWIADQETVP from the coding sequence ATGCTCGATACGAATATCGTGTCGCATATGCTTCGCGCACCGGAGGGTGCGGCCGTGCGCCGCGTTGAGACCGTTGGAAGCGACAAGCTTTGCATCAGTGCGCTCGTGGCGTCTGAACTCCGCTATGGCGCGGTGAAAAAACAATCGGAACGCCTGGCCTCGCTGATCGAAAACATCCTCGAACGCCTGGACATTGTGGCGTATGAAACCGCTGCGACCGTGCATTACGCAGATATTCGGGACCAATTGACCGGCAGCGGCAACCTCATCGGCCCGATGGATCTTTTGATCGCCGCGCATGCCCGTGCACTGGACCTGACTTTGGTGACCGACAACACCGCCGAATTTTCGCGCGTGGATGGGCTCAAGCTTGAAAACTGGATCGCGGATCAGGAGACGGTGCCATGA
- a CDS encoding SOS response-associated peptidase, producing MCGRYALTATPEDVAEFLGLVDTEGFPARFNIGPTQPILIVVSSDRQQKGSNLPERRSLLVRWGFTPSWVKDPRDFPLLINARAETAMEKASFKAAMRHRRILVPASGFYEWHRPPKDSGETSQAYWIRPRNGRMVAFAGLMETWSSPDGSEVDTAAILTTGSNTFMASIHDRMPVVIRPEDFSRWLDCRAQEPRDVADLMVPANEDLFEAIAVSNLVNKVANTGPDVQNPIIGPPLGRTRKRDDSPSPGKGQLSLF from the coding sequence ATGTGCGGACGATATGCCCTGACGGCAACACCCGAAGATGTGGCGGAATTTCTGGGCCTGGTGGACACGGAAGGCTTTCCCGCGCGCTTCAATATCGGCCCGACACAGCCCATCCTGATCGTCGTCTCAAGCGATCGGCAGCAGAAAGGCAGCAACCTGCCGGAACGCCGTTCGCTGCTTGTCCGCTGGGGTTTCACGCCTTCCTGGGTCAAGGATCCGCGGGATTTTCCGCTGCTGATCAATGCGCGCGCCGAAACGGCCATGGAGAAGGCATCGTTCAAGGCGGCGATGCGCCATCGTCGCATTCTTGTCCCGGCCTCCGGCTTCTACGAATGGCATCGTCCGCCAAAGGACAGCGGCGAAACCTCCCAGGCCTATTGGATCAGACCCCGGAACGGCCGCATGGTTGCCTTCGCCGGGCTAATGGAGACATGGTCCTCCCCCGACGGTTCTGAGGTCGATACTGCAGCGATCCTCACGACAGGGTCCAATACCTTCATGGCTTCGATCCATGACCGCATGCCGGTCGTCATCAGGCCGGAGGATTTCAGCCGCTGGCTGGACTGCCGGGCGCAGGAGCCCCGTGATGTTGCCGACCTCATGGTGCCGGCAAACGAAGACCTGTTCGAGGCCATCGCCGTCTCGAACCTCGTCAACAAGGTCGCCAATACAGGTCCCGATGTTCAAAACCCGATAATCGGCCCGCCTTTGGGGCGGACGCGCAAGCGAGACGACAGTCCGTCTCCCGGCAAGGGCCAGCTTTCGCTTTTCTGA
- a CDS encoding GFA family protein: MTTPIQTGGCQCGAVRFRIEGELGDASVCHCRMCQKAFGNFYAPLVSLRQAKLVWTRGEPKHFQSSNTVKRGFCGDCGTPLTYEPPDGVALAIAVFDRPDTIVPKIQWGTEAKLPYVDHIPALPGEDTMADQDAVSFLADLVSYQHPDHDTAEWPPRERG; encoded by the coding sequence ATGACCACCCCCATTCAGACCGGCGGTTGCCAGTGCGGTGCCGTCCGCTTTCGCATCGAGGGCGAACTTGGTGACGCCTCGGTCTGCCATTGCCGTATGTGCCAGAAGGCGTTTGGCAATTTCTATGCGCCGCTCGTCTCTCTCCGCCAGGCGAAACTCGTCTGGACACGGGGTGAGCCGAAACATTTCCAGTCCTCCAATACCGTCAAGCGTGGCTTCTGCGGCGACTGCGGCACGCCGCTGACCTATGAGCCGCCGGATGGCGTCGCTCTGGCGATTGCTGTTTTCGACAGACCGGACACCATCGTGCCGAAAATCCAGTGGGGCACCGAGGCGAAGCTGCCCTATGTCGATCACATACCGGCGCTGCCCGGTGAAGACACGATGGCAGATCAGGACGCCGTGTCCTTTCTCGCCGATCTGGTCTCCTATCAGCATCCGGATCATGATACCGCCGAATGGCCGCCGAGGGAGCGCGGATGA
- a CDS encoding CopG family ribbon-helix-helix protein, with protein MDKNNEISDDLSRRIDTLSARSTLTRGRIIEDALSHGRSLAWHEKWIAGVQEGIDAADRGDFATDDEIATVLNKYNQT; from the coding sequence ATGGATAAAAACAACGAAATATCTGATGACCTCAGCAGACGTATCGATACTCTGTCCGCCCGCTCCACTCTGACGCGTGGGCGGATCATTGAAGATGCGCTATCTCACGGCCGTTCGCTGGCATGGCATGAAAAGTGGATTGCCGGCGTGCAGGAGGGCATCGATGCGGCGGATCGCGGTGATTTCGCGACCGATGATGAAATCGCAACGGTTCTCAATAAATACAACCAGACTTGA
- a CDS encoding GFA family protein, translating into MSISRIYTGGCQCGAVRYRAEGTLGDPHLCHCRMCQKAAGNYFLPLANARRSTFSMTRGEPNWFQSSDLARRGFCAACGTPLFYDIPGADFINIVLGSLDDPYDVRPLRQSGMESRMPWFSHLAGLAGQETDAGTGRHMTILESNRQHPDYDTAHWPPEEET; encoded by the coding sequence ATGAGCATTTCGCGCATCTATACCGGTGGCTGCCAATGCGGTGCCGTGCGATACAGGGCTGAGGGCACGCTTGGCGATCCGCATCTGTGCCACTGCCGCATGTGCCAGAAGGCGGCGGGCAATTATTTCCTGCCGCTTGCCAATGCCCGGCGCTCGACCTTCAGCATGACGCGGGGCGAACCGAACTGGTTTCAATCGTCCGATCTCGCCCGTCGCGGGTTCTGCGCAGCCTGCGGCACCCCACTGTTCTACGACATACCAGGCGCCGATTTCATCAATATCGTCCTCGGTTCACTCGACGATCCCTATGACGTCAGGCCGTTGAGACAGTCCGGCATGGAATCGCGCATGCCATGGTTTTCGCATCTCGCGGGATTGGCCGGACAGGAAACGGATGCCGGCACCGGGAGACATATGACGATCCTGGAATCAAACCGCCAACATCCAGATTATGACACGGCCCATTGGCCACCGGAGGAAGAGACATGA